From the genome of candidate division WOR-3 bacterium, one region includes:
- a CDS encoding cation diffusion facilitator family transporter gives MEANHRHSHQVQARSLILALALNLSFAVAEIITGLLANSLVLLAGAVHDFGDAVGLGLSYVGLRLSVLPPNRRRTFGYRKVRILITFVNALALGVFTVLIIRAAIVRIFSPEPVKSPVMILMAVVAFFVNGTAVLILKKHRHSLNIRAAMWHLIDDLLGFVAVLVGGVVIRLTGWSIVDPILSIAVACLVIFGVWRIFREATSILIDATPRDLNFDQVQRFIKDFSPLIENVHDLHIWTLGEEERALMAHLVVKDNSLSSFHPLLSKLNCALKERFAINHITLELECEQCKSKDDVCIN, from the coding sequence TTGGAAGCAAATCATCGCCACAGTCACCAGGTTCAGGCGCGGAGCCTCATTTTGGCCCTTGCTTTGAATTTAAGTTTTGCCGTTGCCGAAATTATTACCGGTTTACTTGCCAACTCCCTCGTTTTGCTTGCCGGTGCGGTGCATGATTTTGGCGATGCGGTTGGGCTCGGGCTTTCCTATGTTGGTCTGCGGCTTTCAGTTCTGCCGCCAAACCGGCGCCGGACATTTGGCTATCGCAAGGTCAGGATTCTGATAACATTTGTCAATGCGCTGGCGCTCGGCGTCTTCACCGTCTTGATAATCCGTGCCGCAATTGTCCGCATCTTCAGTCCTGAGCCGGTAAAAAGCCCGGTGATGATATTGATGGCGGTTGTCGCATTTTTTGTCAACGGGACAGCGGTCCTCATTTTAAAGAAACACCGCCACTCCTTGAACATCCGGGCAGCGATGTGGCATCTGATTGATGACCTGTTGGGCTTTGTTGCCGTCCTTGTTGGTGGCGTTGTCATCAGATTGACCGGCTGGTCAATTGTTGACCCCATTCTTTCCATTGCTGTTGCCTGCCTGGTGATTTTTGGTGTCTGGCGGATTTTTAGAGAGGCAACAAGCATTTTAATTGACGCCACACCCAGGGATTTGAATTTTGACCAGGTGCAGAGGTTTATCAAGGATTTCTCACCCCTGATTGAAAATGTCCATGACCTGCACATCTGGACCTTGGGTGAGGAGGAGCGGGCTTTGATGGCGCATCTGGTGGTAAAGGACAACTCATTGAGCAGTTTTCATCCGCTGCTATCAAAACTGAACTGTGCATTAAAGGAGCGGTTTGCCATCAACCACATCACCCTTGAACTTGAGTGCGAACAGTGCAAGTCAAAGGATGATGTCTGTATTAATTAG